A region from the Mycolicibacterium litorale genome encodes:
- a CDS encoding DUF6049 family protein — protein sequence MRTRPVRTVAVPRKSRAAGPRTAVLPRLLAALVVLLLTALPTALPKAAAAEPGASAFLQLRIDRVTPDVVTTTSEPVVSVSGVVRNVGDRTVRDVVLRLEHAPGVDSSSGLRTNLAGNLDQFDPVADFITATPELQRGQEVPFTLTYPVRAPDRPSLRIEQPGVYPLLVNVNGTPDYGAPARLDDARFLLPVVGVPSEAGADSAAETLNSVVPPDTSTPVELTMFWPLADKPRLAAGIPGGTAPVRLVDDQLAASLAPGGRLETLLAAVDFATSPAVDPGGDVGRALCLAIDPDLLVTVNAMTAGYVVNDGPDAGPTTPTRPGTGQEAAVGWLNRLKALTQRMCVAPTPYAQADLDAVQRVGDPALSAIATTGAADIVDRILGITSTRGATLLGDGPLTAAAAQLLTGQGRTVAVTAADLTAQDDATGLGSTADLTPVRYSPNLVAAPFDPTVGAALAAAGTDPTAPSYLDSSLEIPLRQDSPVARRQNAIGSLLWRGLQPDVEPRTQIVLPPLVWSPRPEDAQSILTAVGTAIRAGLALPRPLREVIADGDAVPARPDAGWPPAESGERGRFDDAVTGGIAATNGRLAGLTAALGVDERTGLTGIAYTAPLREDMLRALSQSVPAEGRNDLAQQRLAVVTDTVGDMFGAVRIMNPGGAYTLATERSPLPLALRNDLPVPIRVRLAVDAPPGMTVDDMGEISLPPGYLPLRVPIEVHFTQRVAVDVTLRTADGLPLGEPVRLSVHSNAYGKVLFFITLSAGAVLVLLAGRRLWHRFRGQPDPADLDRPSRASAPRTEGASLRSDPLETAIRHAPDDSPRPARARRDQPVGDQK from the coding sequence ATGCGGACAAGGCCAGTGAGGACCGTGGCGGTGCCACGCAAGTCCCGGGCGGCCGGGCCGCGTACGGCGGTGTTGCCCCGGCTGCTGGCCGCGCTCGTGGTGCTGTTGCTGACCGCCCTGCCCACTGCGCTGCCGAAGGCCGCCGCAGCTGAACCCGGCGCCTCCGCGTTCCTGCAGCTGCGCATCGACCGGGTCACCCCCGACGTCGTCACCACGACCAGCGAACCGGTGGTGAGCGTGTCCGGCGTCGTCCGCAATGTCGGCGACCGCACGGTCCGCGACGTCGTGCTTCGCCTCGAACACGCGCCGGGCGTGGACTCCTCGTCGGGGTTGCGCACCAACCTGGCGGGCAACCTCGACCAGTTCGACCCGGTCGCCGACTTCATCACCGCCACCCCCGAACTCCAGCGCGGCCAGGAGGTGCCGTTCACCCTCACCTACCCGGTGCGCGCACCCGATCGGCCGTCGCTGCGCATCGAACAGCCCGGCGTGTACCCGCTGCTGGTCAACGTCAACGGCACCCCTGACTACGGTGCGCCGGCCCGGCTCGACGACGCCCGCTTCCTGCTGCCGGTGGTGGGCGTCCCGTCGGAGGCCGGTGCCGATTCGGCCGCCGAGACGCTGAACTCCGTCGTGCCTCCGGACACCTCCACACCGGTGGAGCTGACGATGTTCTGGCCGCTGGCCGACAAACCCCGACTCGCCGCCGGCATCCCGGGCGGAACCGCACCGGTGCGTTTGGTCGACGACCAGCTCGCCGCCTCGTTGGCGCCGGGCGGCCGGCTGGAGACGCTGCTCGCCGCGGTCGACTTCGCCACCAGCCCGGCCGTCGACCCCGGCGGTGACGTTGGCCGGGCGCTGTGCCTGGCCATCGATCCCGACCTGCTGGTGACCGTCAACGCGATGACCGCCGGATACGTCGTCAACGACGGCCCCGACGCCGGGCCCACCACCCCGACGAGGCCAGGCACCGGTCAGGAGGCGGCCGTCGGATGGCTCAACCGGCTCAAGGCGCTGACCCAGCGGATGTGCGTGGCGCCGACGCCATACGCCCAGGCCGATCTGGACGCGGTGCAGCGCGTCGGCGATCCCGCGCTGAGCGCGATCGCCACGACCGGTGCCGCCGACATCGTCGACCGGATCCTGGGTATCACGTCCACCCGCGGCGCCACGCTGCTCGGCGACGGTCCCCTCACCGCGGCGGCCGCCCAGCTGCTGACCGGCCAGGGCCGCACGGTGGCCGTCACCGCGGCGGACCTCACCGCGCAGGACGACGCGACCGGGCTGGGCTCCACCGCCGACCTGACACCCGTGCGGTACTCCCCGAACCTCGTCGCCGCGCCGTTCGACCCGACGGTCGGCGCGGCCCTGGCCGCGGCGGGCACCGACCCCACCGCGCCCAGCTACCTCGACTCCTCCCTCGAGATCCCGCTGCGGCAGGATTCGCCGGTCGCGCGCAGGCAGAACGCGATCGGGTCGCTGCTGTGGCGTGGGCTGCAACCCGACGTCGAACCGCGGACCCAGATCGTGCTGCCGCCCCTGGTGTGGTCGCCGCGCCCCGAGGACGCGCAGTCGATCCTGACCGCCGTCGGCACCGCCATCCGCGCCGGGCTCGCCCTCCCCCGTCCACTGCGCGAGGTGATCGCCGACGGCGACGCCGTGCCCGCCCGCCCGGACGCCGGCTGGCCGCCCGCCGAATCCGGCGAACGGGGCCGCTTCGACGACGCGGTGACGGGAGGGATCGCCGCCACCAACGGCCGCCTCGCCGGGCTGACCGCCGCGCTCGGCGTCGACGAACGCACCGGCCTTACCGGAATCGCCTACACCGCCCCGCTGCGCGAGGACATGCTGCGCGCCCTGAGCCAGTCCGTACCCGCCGAGGGACGCAACGATCTGGCCCAACAACGACTCGCGGTGGTGACCGACACCGTCGGCGACATGTTCGGGGCGGTGCGGATCATGAACCCGGGCGGTGCCTACACGCTGGCCACCGAACGCAGCCCGCTGCCGCTGGCCCTGCGCAACGACCTGCCGGTACCGATCCGCGTGCGCCTGGCCGTCGACGCGCCGCCGGGTATGACGGTCGACGACATGGGCGAGATCAGCCTTCCGCCGGGCTATCTGCCGCTTCGGGTACCGATCGAGGTGCACTTCACCCAGCGCGTCGCCGTCGACGTGACGCTGCGCACCGCCGACGGGCTGCCCCTCGGGGAACCGGTTCGGCTGTCGGTGCACTCCAACGCCTACGGGAAGGTGCTGTTCTTCATCACGCTCAGCGCCGGCGCCGTCCTCGTGCTCCTGGCCGGGCGACGGCTGTGGCACCGGTTCCGCGGCCAACCCGACCCGGCCGACCTCGACCGGCCGTCACGGGCGTCGGCCCCCCGCACCGAGGGAGCTTCCCTGCGCTCCGATCCGCTCGAGACCGCGATCCGCCACGCGCCGGACGACAGCCCCCGACCGGCCCGCGCCCGCCGCGACCAACCCGTCGGCGACCAGAAATGA
- a CDS encoding CCA tRNA nucleotidyltransferase, with the protein MSDHDHDAGADAELLARAAVALNRYGDLLRDVGAVFAEAGHRLYLVGGSVRDALLGRPSPDLDFTTDARPEQMQAFLRPWADALWDTGIDFGTIGVGKGDHRLEITTFRADSYDQVSRNPQVRYGDRLEDDLVRRDFTVNAMAVAIDPQKPAGLGDFHDPLGGLAALRSRTLDTPSAPEVSFGDDPLRMLRAARFMSQLRFQVAPRVLTAMTEMAPQLARITVERVAVELDKLLLGEDPVAGIDLMVQTGLGDVVLPEVGGMRMAIDEHHQHKDVYWHSLTVLRQAIDLEDDGPDLVLRWAALLHDIGKPATRRHEPDGGVSFHHHEVVGAKMARKRMRALKYSKQMVDDVSQLVFLHLRFHGYGDGKWTDSAVRRYVTDAGPLLTRLHKLVRADCTTRNKRRAARLQANYDDLERRIAELAAKEDLQRVRPDLDGNEIMKLLDIPAGPQVGEAWRYLKELRLDRGPLSHDEAADELLKWWNARK; encoded by the coding sequence GTGTCCGACCACGACCACGACGCAGGAGCCGACGCCGAACTGCTGGCGCGCGCCGCGGTGGCACTCAACCGCTATGGCGACCTCCTGCGCGACGTCGGGGCGGTGTTCGCCGAGGCCGGCCACCGGCTGTACCTGGTCGGCGGCAGCGTGCGGGACGCGCTGCTGGGGCGGCCGAGCCCCGACCTCGACTTCACCACCGACGCGCGGCCCGAGCAGATGCAGGCGTTCCTGCGGCCGTGGGCCGATGCGCTGTGGGACACCGGCATCGACTTCGGCACCATCGGCGTCGGCAAGGGCGACCACCGGCTGGAGATCACCACCTTCCGGGCCGACAGCTACGACCAGGTGTCACGCAACCCGCAGGTGCGATACGGCGACCGCCTCGAAGACGATCTGGTGCGGCGCGACTTCACCGTCAATGCGATGGCGGTCGCGATCGACCCGCAGAAACCAGCAGGGCTCGGGGACTTCCACGACCCGCTGGGCGGGCTGGCCGCGCTGCGCTCCCGCACGCTCGACACCCCGTCGGCGCCCGAGGTCTCGTTCGGCGACGATCCGCTGCGGATGCTGCGCGCCGCGCGGTTCATGTCGCAGCTGCGTTTCCAGGTGGCGCCGCGGGTGCTGACCGCGATGACGGAGATGGCCCCGCAGCTGGCGCGGATCACCGTGGAGCGCGTCGCCGTGGAGCTGGACAAGCTGCTGCTGGGCGAGGACCCGGTGGCGGGTATCGACCTCATGGTGCAGACCGGTCTCGGTGATGTGGTGCTGCCGGAGGTCGGTGGGATGCGGATGGCGATCGACGAGCACCACCAGCACAAGGACGTCTACTGGCATTCGCTGACGGTGCTGCGGCAGGCGATCGATCTGGAGGACGACGGGCCCGATCTGGTGTTGCGCTGGGCCGCGCTGCTGCACGACATCGGCAAGCCCGCGACGCGGCGCCACGAACCCGACGGCGGGGTGAGCTTCCACCACCACGAAGTCGTCGGGGCGAAGATGGCGCGCAAGCGGATGCGGGCGCTGAAGTACTCCAAGCAGATGGTCGACGACGTGTCGCAACTGGTGTTCCTGCACCTGCGCTTCCACGGTTACGGCGACGGGAAGTGGACGGATTCGGCGGTGCGCCGCTACGTCACCGATGCCGGTCCGCTGCTGACCCGGCTGCACAAGTTGGTGCGCGCGGACTGCACGACCCGCAACAAGCGGCGCGCGGCCCGGCTGCAGGCCAACTACGACGATCTGGAGCGGCGCATCGCCGAGCTGGCGGCCAAGGAGGATCTGCAGCGCGTCCGTCCCGACCTCGACGGCAACGAGATCATGAAGCTCCTCGACATCCCGGCGGGTCCGCAGGTGGGGGAGGCGTGGCGCTATCTCAAGGAGCTGCGTCTCGACCGCGGCCCGCTGTCGCACGACGAGGCCGCCGACGAATTGCTGAAGTGGTGGAACGCCAGGAAGTGA
- a CDS encoding NUDIX hydrolase: protein MSDGEQPKSRRRRGRRRGRRAAGPPQGSAERTDAPATDTPPEPTVKPTDQARKNRPRRPPERLRTVHETSAGGLVIDGIDGPKDSQVAALIGRVDRRGRMLWSLPKGHIEMGETAEQTAIREVAEETGIQGSVLAALGSIDYWFVTEGRRVHKTVHHYLMRFLDGELSDEDVEVTEVAWVPLKELPKRLAYADERRLAEVADELIDKLHTDGPAALPPLPRSAPRRRPQTHSHTRNRRRDESSQTPPGRRTNGCGQGQ from the coding sequence GTGTCGGACGGCGAACAGCCCAAATCACGACGCCGCCGCGGGCGACGTCGGGGCCGACGCGCGGCCGGACCGCCGCAGGGGTCCGCCGAACGCACCGACGCCCCGGCCACCGATACCCCGCCGGAACCGACGGTCAAACCCACCGACCAGGCCAGGAAGAATCGCCCCCGCCGGCCGCCGGAACGACTGCGGACCGTGCACGAGACGTCCGCGGGCGGCCTGGTGATCGACGGGATCGACGGGCCGAAGGACAGCCAGGTGGCCGCCCTGATCGGGCGGGTCGACCGCCGCGGCCGCATGCTGTGGTCGCTGCCCAAAGGCCACATCGAGATGGGTGAGACCGCCGAGCAGACGGCGATCCGTGAGGTCGCCGAGGAGACCGGCATCCAGGGCAGCGTGCTCGCCGCACTCGGCAGCATCGACTACTGGTTCGTCACCGAGGGGCGCCGCGTCCACAAGACCGTGCACCATTACCTGATGCGCTTCCTCGACGGCGAACTGTCCGACGAGGACGTCGAGGTCACCGAGGTGGCGTGGGTGCCGCTCAAAGAACTGCCGAAGCGGCTGGCCTACGCCGACGAGCGCCGGCTGGCCGAGGTCGCCGACGAACTCATCGACAAACTGCACACCGACGGTCCCGCGGCCCTGCCGCCGCTGCCGCGGTCGGCACCCCGGCGACGCCCGCAGACCCATTCGCACACCCGCAACCGTCGTCGTGACGAGTCGAGCCAAACCCCTCCCGGCCGGCGGACGAACGGATGCGGACAAGGCCAGTGA
- a CDS encoding pullulanase: MEYCLGDADGSATMWTAEPDTDTDGDGVLDAVGLDLDGDGRLDDALSDRDGDGLAELAGRDLDDDDVTEAFFSDDGSGTWMLSVDRTGQVRWFGLDGVEQTGGPVVDFDADGQVDDRLVDSDGDGLADQVTGGDTAHVDTDRDGHWDVKLSDSDGDGRADAAAAL; the protein is encoded by the coding sequence ATGGAGTACTGCCTGGGTGACGCCGACGGCTCGGCGACGATGTGGACCGCCGAACCCGACACCGACACCGACGGTGACGGTGTTCTCGACGCGGTGGGCCTGGACCTCGACGGCGACGGCCGCCTCGACGACGCGCTGTCCGACCGCGACGGCGACGGGCTGGCCGAACTGGCAGGACGCGACCTCGACGACGACGACGTGACCGAGGCGTTCTTCAGCGACGACGGGTCGGGCACCTGGATGCTCAGCGTCGACCGCACCGGACAGGTGCGCTGGTTCGGCCTCGACGGTGTCGAGCAGACCGGGGGACCGGTGGTCGACTTCGACGCCGACGGGCAGGTCGACGACCGGCTCGTCGACAGCGACGGCGACGGGCTGGCCGACCAGGTGACCGGCGGTGACACCGCCCACGTCGACACTGACCGCGACGGACACTGGGACGTCAAGCTGTCCGACAGTGACGGCGACGGTCGCGCGGACGCGGCCGCGGCACTGTGA
- a CDS encoding serine/threonine-protein kinase, producing the protein MTGHEMLVGRYELREVLGLGGMAEVRDGWDTRLDRAVAIKLLHPTLRAQPDVRSRFEAEARSAAALSHPNIVAVHDYGEDDGRPFIVMERLPGRTLGDVIAQGPMSPAQVRSMLDEVLAALEVAHAAGVLHRDIKPGNILLSADANSLKVADFGIAKTGGAAHTMTGQIVGTLAYMSPERVTGAPASVADDLYAVGVMAYEALLARRAFPQDNPAAVARAIMDDPPPPVTAFRADVDPFLAGVIDRAMSRDPRRRFASATQMRAALAGDHGALTSGPAPVTPPMTRVLDAPLPPTAGVPPRRTRSPRTRALAGASAVLVAFAVAAVALAMDPFSSAPAQEPVSTSTTLAPPPPPPPPTTPPPAPSVAPVIEQPQGPPPKNEDKKPDKGPGHGKGNGNGKGNGKRE; encoded by the coding sequence ATGACCGGCCACGAAATGCTCGTCGGCCGCTACGAATTGCGTGAGGTGCTGGGCCTCGGCGGCATGGCTGAGGTTCGTGACGGCTGGGATACGCGCCTCGACCGTGCGGTCGCGATCAAACTGCTGCATCCGACGCTGCGCGCCCAGCCGGACGTGCGCAGCCGCTTCGAGGCCGAGGCACGCTCGGCCGCCGCGCTGTCGCACCCGAACATCGTCGCGGTCCACGACTACGGCGAGGATGACGGCCGGCCGTTCATCGTGATGGAGCGGCTGCCCGGCCGCACGCTGGGCGACGTCATCGCCCAGGGTCCGATGTCGCCGGCGCAGGTCCGCTCGATGCTCGACGAGGTCCTCGCGGCGCTCGAGGTGGCGCACGCGGCGGGGGTTCTGCACCGCGACATCAAACCCGGCAACATCCTGCTGTCGGCCGACGCCAACAGCCTCAAGGTGGCCGACTTCGGAATCGCGAAGACCGGCGGCGCCGCCCACACCATGACCGGTCAGATCGTCGGGACCCTGGCGTACATGAGCCCCGAACGGGTGACCGGGGCGCCGGCCTCGGTGGCCGACGATCTCTACGCCGTCGGCGTGATGGCCTATGAGGCGCTGCTGGCGCGGCGCGCGTTCCCACAGGACAACCCGGCCGCGGTGGCCCGCGCGATCATGGACGATCCGCCGCCGCCGGTGACCGCGTTCCGCGCCGACGTCGACCCGTTCCTCGCCGGCGTCATCGACCGGGCGATGAGCCGCGATCCGCGCCGGCGTTTCGCGAGTGCCACCCAGATGCGCGCCGCGCTCGCCGGCGACCACGGCGCCCTGACGTCCGGTCCCGCGCCGGTCACCCCGCCGATGACCAGGGTGCTCGACGCGCCGCTGCCACCGACCGCGGGTGTGCCGCCGCGCCGCACCCGGTCACCCCGTACGCGCGCCCTCGCCGGCGCATCGGCGGTACTGGTCGCGTTTGCCGTCGCCGCCGTCGCACTCGCGATGGACCCGTTCTCCTCCGCGCCCGCCCAGGAGCCGGTGAGCACCAGCACCACGCTGGCGCCGCCACCGCCTCCTCCGCCGCCGACCACTCCGCCGCCTGCGCCGTCGGTCGCCCCCGTCATCGAACAGCCGCAGGGCCCGCCGCCGAAGAACGAGGACAAGAAACCGGACAAGGGACCGGGCCACGGCAAGGGCAACGGGAACGGGAAGGGCAACGGCAAGCGCGAATAG